A genomic window from Pseudomonadales bacterium includes:
- a CDS encoding glyceraldehyde-3-phosphate dehydrogenase: protein MAEEQKRPKPADYFSDWKQREALAEDMIPLIGKLYREHNVNTYIYGQQLYSRSVIDIMKAHRFVRQIENNELSEFNTFPIVKAIAALNLGRAHVDVGRIAVEFMKDSGGLSVEDFVKRELAEAIGTDVKPIPAPRDVVLYGFGRIGRLMARLLIEKAGGGDVLRLRAIVVRKGKGDGDLEKRASLLRRDSVHGPFRGTIRVDEETNSFIANGNEIKIIYADKPEEIDYTQYGINNAIIVENTGKLTDEAGLSKHLKAKGVSQVLLTAPAKGDIKNIVFGVNHDQIQDDKIISAASCTTNAVVPALKAINDKFGVKAGHIETVHAYTNDQNLIDNYHKAERRGRSAPLNMVITSTGAAKAVAKALPELAGKLTGNAIRVPIPNVSMAILNLELEKDTTVEELNEYMRHMALHSPLRKQIDFTNSTEVVSSDFVGSRHACIFDAKATIVKGNHAVMYLWYDNEFGYSCQVHRVLERLAGVNYRVYPKE from the coding sequence ATGGCCGAAGAACAAAAACGCCCGAAACCCGCTGATTATTTCTCTGATTGGAAACAACGCGAGGCGTTGGCAGAAGACATGATTCCGTTGATCGGAAAATTGTATCGCGAACACAATGTGAACACCTACATCTACGGTCAGCAACTCTATAGCCGTTCTGTTATCGACATCATGAAAGCGCACCGTTTTGTGCGCCAGATCGAAAACAATGAGCTGTCCGAATTCAATACTTTTCCTATCGTGAAAGCGATTGCTGCGCTGAATCTCGGTCGCGCGCATGTTGATGTCGGTCGCATTGCGGTTGAATTTATGAAAGACAGCGGCGGTTTGTCGGTGGAAGATTTTGTTAAGCGCGAATTGGCAGAAGCTATTGGCACAGATGTCAAACCCATTCCTGCGCCGCGCGATGTGGTGTTGTACGGTTTTGGCCGTATCGGTCGTTTGATGGCGCGTTTGTTGATCGAAAAAGCAGGCGGCGGCGATGTGTTGCGCCTGCGCGCTATCGTTGTGCGCAAAGGTAAAGGCGATGGCGATTTGGAAAAACGCGCTTCGCTGTTGCGCCGTGATTCTGTGCACGGACCTTTTAGAGGCACGATTCGCGTCGACGAAGAAACCAACAGCTTCATCGCTAACGGCAATGAAATCAAAATCATTTATGCCGATAAGCCAGAAGAGATCGATTACACGCAATACGGCATCAACAATGCCATTATTGTTGAAAACACCGGAAAATTGACCGACGAAGCGGGCTTGTCAAAACACTTGAAAGCCAAAGGTGTCAGCCAAGTGTTGCTCACTGCTCCTGCGAAAGGCGATATCAAAAATATTGTATTCGGTGTGAATCATGATCAGATTCAAGATGACAAAATTATTTCTGCGGCATCTTGCACCACCAACGCCGTTGTTCCTGCGCTGAAAGCCATCAACGATAAGTTTGGTGTGAAAGCAGGTCATATTGAAACTGTACACGCGTACACCAATGATCAAAACTTGATTGATAACTATCACAAAGCGGAGCGCCGTGGTCGTAGTGCGCCGTTGAACATGGTTATCACTTCAACGGGTGCAGCAAAAGCCGTTGCCAAAGCTCTGCCAGAATTGGCGGGCAAGCTGACAGGTAATGCGATTCGCGTGCCAATTCCGAATGTTTCTATGGCTATTCTCAACTTGGAGTTGGAAAAAGATACTACGGTTGAAGAATTGAACGAGTACATGCGTCACATGGCCTTGCATTCACCGCTGCGTAAGCAAATTGATTTCACCAACAGCACCGAAGTAGTGTCCAGTGACTTCGTGGGTTCGCGTCACGCCTGTATCTTTGATGCAAAAGCGACGATTGTGAAAGGCAATCATGCTGTGATGTACCTGTGGTACGACAACGAGTTTGGTTATTCTTGCCAAGTGCATCGTGTGTTGGAACGATTGGCGGGTGTTAACTACCGCGTATATCCCAAGGAATAA
- the rlmD gene encoding 23S rRNA (uracil(1939)-C(5))-methyltransferase RlmD, translating to MKTLTIDHLSHDLRGVARVDGVAWLVDGALPGEQVSVRERERYSHRVEADLAEIIHASTERITPACECAQQCGGCDLQHMDYATQLLSKQQVLKEQLSRIAGFAQAQWLEPLFAESWSYRRRARIACQWSSDRKYLAVGFRQRHSKAIVEINHCAVLVPALQKLLPALRECLSQWSQPRQLGHIELLAADNGIGILLRTVSAVKEKDQMLLQRLAAEYAVTVYVQQDDKNSIQYFCGKNQNLVVRNALLGANISCVPGDFLQANAAVNTLLVDEVIKTLQPTLSDKVLEAFCGLGNFTLPLAKKVERIAALEVSEAMVERAQLQSTSQGLNNIDWVRCNLDNQKSCEKSYLQVNKILLDPPRDGAQTFCRYVNLEGVERIVYVSCNPATLVRDADILASRGFSLASVRMLDMFPQTSHIETLAVFSPVSKKNKQPQSNQKKALKKLKR from the coding sequence GTGAAAACTTTAACCATTGATCATTTATCTCATGATTTGCGCGGCGTGGCGCGTGTGGATGGTGTGGCGTGGCTGGTGGATGGTGCGCTACCGGGTGAGCAAGTGTCTGTGCGCGAGCGAGAGAGATACAGTCATCGCGTAGAAGCGGATCTCGCCGAAATTATTCATGCGTCAACTGAGCGCATCACACCAGCTTGTGAATGCGCACAGCAGTGCGGCGGTTGCGATTTACAGCACATGGATTACGCCACGCAACTGCTCAGCAAACAGCAAGTATTGAAAGAGCAGTTGTCGCGTATCGCAGGTTTTGCTCAAGCCCAATGGCTAGAGCCGTTATTTGCCGAGTCGTGGTCATATCGCCGTCGGGCGCGTATTGCTTGCCAGTGGTCGAGTGATCGCAAATATTTAGCCGTGGGTTTTCGTCAGCGCCATAGCAAGGCGATTGTTGAAATCAATCATTGCGCCGTTTTGGTGCCGGCGTTACAAAAACTATTACCCGCTTTGCGCGAGTGTTTATCGCAGTGGTCGCAGCCTAGACAGTTGGGGCATATCGAATTATTAGCAGCAGATAACGGTATCGGTATACTGCTGCGCACGGTTTCTGCTGTGAAAGAGAAAGACCAAATGTTATTACAGCGGCTAGCGGCTGAGTACGCAGTTACCGTTTATGTGCAGCAAGATGATAAAAACTCCATTCAGTATTTCTGCGGCAAAAATCAAAACTTGGTTGTTCGTAACGCTTTATTGGGAGCAAATATTTCCTGTGTGCCTGGCGATTTTTTACAGGCCAATGCAGCGGTAAACACTTTGTTGGTAGATGAGGTTATCAAAACCTTGCAGCCAACATTGAGCGACAAAGTATTAGAAGCGTTTTGTGGCCTGGGAAATTTCACGCTGCCACTGGCTAAAAAAGTGGAGCGTATAGCTGCTTTGGAGGTTAGCGAAGCGATGGTTGAGCGCGCACAGCTGCAATCGACATCACAAGGCTTAAACAATATTGATTGGGTGCGCTGTAATTTAGATAATCAAAAAAGCTGTGAAAAAAGCTATCTGCAAGTCAATAAAATTTTATTGGATCCGCCACGAGATGGCGCACAAACCTTTTGTCGTTATGTAAATTTAGAGGGTGTAGAGAGAATTGTGTATGTCTCTTGTAATCCAGCCACGCTGGTGCGTGATGCTGATATTTTAGCGAGTAGAGGGTTTTCCTTGGCTTCTGTGCGAATGCTAGATATGTTTCCACAAACCTCGCACATTGAAACATTGGCTGTTTTTTCTCCTGTTTCAAAGAAAAACAAACAACCTCAGAGTAATCAGAAGAAGGCGTTAAAAAAACTCAAGCGTTAA
- a CDS encoding sulfatase-like hydrolase/transferase has protein sequence MKFCRGNTWLMIVCAMMLIAKPALADSTALSNVLPPNVLVIVADDLGVGDLRSFTPAAAVDTPSINALAAQGMRFSRFYTDSTCSASRAALLTGQASARLGFHPVARGISPEVVTMPEWLRDMGYSTHLVGKWHIGEVNADAMPWAQGFDSFFGYLNQWFLQGPDQNGRPVVRAPVYENPLLQNERGTWQQYSGYLPDILTQYASNQIIDLKQTAKPWFMLYATPLVHGPLYPPPEVADQHLSDDEKYQAMLRHLDSNVAELLAALDKSEQRDNTIIIFLSDNGAPEKRTGSNGGFAGGKAHYSEGAVRTPMFWVDKGKVLPKSLDERAITIEDIFPTLAARLGRPLPFATDGVDFKAVNSIKQIIDRPLFWMSRGSSSILSADKQWGIAEGWTFRLMQSEEWWKIGDRSTQNETERRWLSFRKIAQMKQQFVQWLDAVSQTQVKQALQTDGSRKITENDFLRTPLKEWDFYVALTVDATEKTEQVIAEQSGAWLLRYDPAQKKIKMDMYGHHWEVPYDLSSSDESSCTLLGLNADLYDRYTNISKTINPTKLLLSIDGKEQARTEWQIDSLADVKTSEPTWLGVSAAQKSRWQGKMSAAIFYHRANQIGEWPYFLDEIKLKKALCAQIQ, from the coding sequence ATGAAATTTTGCCGTGGCAATACATGGTTGATGATTGTTTGCGCGATGATGCTAATTGCAAAACCTGCGTTGGCAGATTCTACCGCACTGTCCAATGTGTTACCGCCCAATGTGTTAGTGATTGTGGCTGACGATTTAGGCGTGGGTGATTTGCGCAGTTTTACACCAGCAGCTGCTGTAGATACGCCTAGCATTAATGCGCTAGCAGCACAGGGCATGCGCTTCAGTCGTTTTTATACAGACAGCACTTGTTCTGCTAGTCGCGCTGCGTTGCTCACAGGGCAGGCTTCTGCGCGCTTGGGGTTTCATCCGGTAGCGAGAGGTATTTCGCCGGAAGTGGTGACTATGCCTGAGTGGCTGCGCGATATGGGCTACAGCACACATTTAGTTGGCAAGTGGCATATCGGCGAAGTGAATGCAGATGCTATGCCGTGGGCGCAAGGTTTTGATTCTTTTTTTGGCTATCTCAATCAGTGGTTTTTACAAGGGCCGGATCAAAACGGTCGGCCTGTTGTGCGTGCTCCTGTGTACGAAAATCCTTTGCTGCAAAATGAGCGCGGAACATGGCAACAGTATTCAGGTTATTTGCCAGATATTTTGACGCAATACGCGAGTAATCAAATTATCGACTTAAAACAAACAGCAAAACCATGGTTTATGTTGTATGCCACACCACTGGTGCATGGACCACTTTATCCACCGCCAGAAGTTGCGGATCAACATTTATCCGATGATGAAAAATATCAAGCTATGTTGCGTCATTTGGATAGCAATGTCGCTGAGTTATTGGCAGCTTTAGATAAATCAGAGCAGCGTGACAACACCATCATTATTTTTCTCAGTGATAACGGTGCGCCAGAAAAACGCACGGGCAGTAATGGTGGTTTTGCAGGTGGGAAAGCGCATTACAGCGAAGGCGCTGTACGCACGCCAATGTTTTGGGTGGATAAAGGTAAGGTGTTGCCGAAGTCTTTGGACGAACGCGCCATCACGATTGAAGATATTTTTCCTACGCTAGCTGCGCGTTTAGGTAGACCTTTGCCTTTTGCAACGGATGGTGTTGATTTCAAAGCGGTAAACAGTATTAAGCAAATTATTGATCGTCCATTGTTCTGGATGTCACGCGGTAGTAGCTCCATATTATCTGCCGATAAACAGTGGGGCATAGCAGAAGGGTGGACATTTCGCCTCATGCAATCTGAGGAATGGTGGAAAATTGGTGATCGATCCACACAAAATGAAACGGAACGGCGCTGGCTATCTTTCAGAAAAATTGCTCAGATGAAACAGCAATTTGTACAGTGGCTAGATGCAGTTTCGCAAACGCAGGTGAAACAAGCATTGCAGACAGATGGCAGTCGAAAAATTACTGAAAATGATTTTTTGCGTACGCCATTGAAGGAATGGGATTTTTATGTCGCGCTGACAGTGGATGCCACAGAAAAAACGGAACAAGTCATTGCGGAGCAATCAGGAGCTTGGTTGCTGCGTTATGATCCAGCGCAGAAAAAAATCAAAATGGATATGTACGGGCATCACTGGGAAGTGCCGTACGATTTATCATCAAGCGATGAATCGTCTTGTACTTTGTTGGGATTAAATGCTGATTTGTACGATCGCTATACCAATATCAGCAAAACGATAAATCCCACTAAATTGTTGTTGTCGATTGATGGCAAAGAACAAGCGCGCACAGAGTGGCAAATTGATTCGTTAGCGGATGTAAAAACCAGCGAACCCACTTGGTTAGGTGTTTCAGCGGCACAAAAAAGCCGCTGGCAAGGAAAAATGTCAGCGGCTATTTTTTATCATCGCGCCAATCAAATTGGTGAGTGGCCGTACTTTTTAGATGAAATAAAACTGAAAAAAGCCTTGTGCGCTCAGATCCAGTGA
- a CDS encoding ferredoxin family protein, with the protein MAFVVGENCINCKHTDCVEVCPVDCFYEGPNFLVIHPDECIDCALCEPECPVNAIYSEDELPADQAAFIELNGELAKQWPNITEMKPALPDAEEWNGKPGKLALLQR; encoded by the coding sequence ATGGCCTTTGTTGTTGGCGAAAACTGCATCAACTGTAAACACACTGACTGCGTGGAAGTGTGCCCGGTAGACTGCTTTTACGAAGGCCCTAACTTCCTCGTTATCCACCCTGATGAATGTATCGACTGCGCCCTGTGCGAACCCGAGTGCCCGGTGAATGCGATCTACTCAGAAGATGAACTGCCAGCCGACCAAGCCGCGTTTATCGAACTGAACGGTGAATTGGCTAAACAATGGCCAAACATCACTGAAATGAAACCCGCCCTGCCAGACGCTGAAGAGTGGAATGGCAAGCCAGGCAAATTGGCGCTGCTGCAACGCTAA